In Sphingomonas sanxanigenens DSM 19645 = NX02, the following proteins share a genomic window:
- the istB gene encoding IS21-like element helper ATPase IstB → MTGDKMPTGTTGGTPQVLLAHHLKQLKLPTVLREYEKVARECARDGVDHPRYLLRLIELELIDRERRTVERRIRAARFPAVKSLDTFDFTAIPSLNKMLVLELARSEYILRRENVIALGNSGTGKTHVALALGLAACQKGFTVAFATAASLVNQLMEARDERRLLKLQRELAAVKLLIVDELGYVPLSATGAELLFEVLSQRYERGSTIITSNLPFEDWTQVLASERLTGALLDRLTHHVSILTMNGDSYRLKQSAGRRSARRAEQNQATVSADPNTGEIPSP, encoded by the coding sequence ATGACCGGCGACAAGATGCCGACCGGCACGACCGGCGGGACACCCCAGGTGCTGCTCGCCCACCACCTCAAGCAGCTCAAGCTGCCGACCGTGCTGCGCGAATATGAGAAGGTCGCGCGCGAATGCGCTCGCGACGGTGTCGACCACCCACGCTACCTGCTGCGCCTCATCGAGCTTGAGCTCATCGACAGGGAGCGGCGCACGGTCGAGCGGCGGATCCGCGCCGCCCGCTTCCCGGCGGTGAAGAGTCTCGACACCTTCGACTTCACAGCCATCCCCAGCCTCAACAAGATGCTGGTGCTCGAGCTCGCTCGCTCGGAGTATATCCTTCGGCGGGAGAACGTCATTGCGCTGGGCAACAGCGGCACGGGCAAGACGCACGTCGCTCTCGCGCTCGGCCTGGCTGCTTGCCAGAAGGGATTCACCGTCGCCTTCGCGACCGCCGCTTCGCTGGTCAACCAGCTGATGGAGGCGCGCGACGAGCGGCGCCTGCTCAAGCTCCAGCGGGAACTGGCGGCCGTGAAGCTGCTCATCGTCGACGAGCTCGGCTATGTGCCGCTGTCGGCGACTGGCGCCGAACTTCTCTTCGAGGTGCTGTCGCAGCGCTACGAGCGCGGCTCGACCATCATCACGTCGAACTTGCCGTTCGAGGACTGGACCCAGGTCCTCGCCTCAGAACGGCTTACCGGCGCGCTGCTCGACCGGCTCACCCACCACGTCTCCATCCTCACCATGAACGGCGACAGCTACCGCCTCAAACAGTCCGCCGGCCGGCGATCAGCCAGAAGGGCGGAGCAAAACCAGGCCACCGTGTCGGCCGACCCGAACACCGGCGAGATCCCGTCGCCATAG
- a CDS encoding recombinase family protein produces MLIGYARVSKADGSQSLDLQHDALRAAGVEPGNIYDDRASGSRDDRPGLAACLKSLRDGDVLIVWKLDRLGRTLTHLVSTVQNLSDRGIGLRVLTGKGAQIDTTTPSGRMVFGIFATLAEFERDMIRERTMAGLAAARARGRKGGRKFALSKAQVRLAQAAMAQRDTSVSDLCKELGIERVTLYRYVGPNGELRDYGQRVLAAKTR; encoded by the coding sequence ATGCTGATCGGCTACGCCCGCGTGTCCAAAGCCGACGGCTCGCAGTCGCTCGACCTGCAGCACGATGCCCTTCGCGCTGCCGGTGTCGAGCCAGGCAATATCTATGATGATCGTGCATCCGGTAGCCGTGATGATCGCCCCGGTCTTGCCGCCTGCCTGAAATCGTTGCGCGACGGCGATGTCCTCATCGTTTGGAAGCTCGACCGGCTCGGCCGAACGCTCACCCACCTGGTCAGCACGGTGCAGAATCTGTCGGATCGCGGTATCGGTCTGCGGGTGCTCACCGGCAAGGGCGCGCAGATCGACACCACGACGCCATCGGGCCGGATGGTGTTCGGCATTTTTGCCACACTGGCGGAGTTTGAGCGGGATATGATCCGCGAGCGCACCATGGCTGGCCTGGCCGCTGCCCGCGCGCGGGGACGCAAGGGTGGCCGCAAGTTCGCCCTCTCCAAGGCCCAGGTGCGGCTCGCTCAGGCTGCTATGGCCCAACGCGACACGTCCGTTTCCGACCTCTGCAAGGAACTCGGGATCGAGCGCGTCACTCTCTACCGCTATGTCGGTCCCAACGGGGAACTCCGGGATTACGGTCAGCGCGTGCTTGCTGCCAAAACGCGATGA
- the istA gene encoding IS21 family transposase: protein MFALESYAAVRRFVFVEGHSRREAAKAFGLSRDTVAKMCAFSLPPGYRRTKPPEKPKLGPLLPVIDAILREDRLSPAKQQHTAKRIFERLRDEHGYGGGYTVVKDYVRQSRARSRETFVPLAHPPGHAQVDFGEAWAEIGGMRQKVHYFCMDLPHSDACFVKAYPRETTEAFLDGHVSAFAFFGGVPLSILYDNLKIAVARICGDGKRERTRAFTELVSHYLFADRFGRPGKGNDKGKVEALVKHARAMFMVPIPVARSFDELNERLAKDCLARQNGHAGRHADTIAERLVADRQAFRALPAVPLEPCEKRSARVSSTALVRYRTNDYSVPTVYGFRDVLVKGFVDEVVISIAGEEIARHPRSYGEGAFVANPLHYLALIEQKPGALDQAAALQGWDLPEIFQHLRHLLEARMGTKGKREFIQVLRLLEALPLAVVTDAVTQAVQLGAIGFDAVKLIALARIERRPPRLDLAAYPHLPRTDVKTTRAADYGVLAA, encoded by the coding sequence ATGTTTGCCTTGGAGAGTTACGCGGCCGTTCGGCGTTTTGTGTTCGTGGAAGGTCACAGCCGCCGGGAGGCGGCGAAGGCGTTCGGTCTGAGCCGGGACACGGTGGCGAAGATGTGCGCGTTCTCGCTGCCGCCGGGCTACCGGCGCACGAAGCCGCCGGAGAAGCCGAAGCTAGGTCCGCTGTTGCCGGTCATCGACGCTATCCTGCGCGAGGATCGCCTGTCGCCGGCCAAGCAGCAGCACACCGCCAAGCGGATCTTCGAGCGGCTGCGCGACGAGCATGGCTATGGCGGCGGCTACACGGTGGTGAAGGACTATGTCCGGCAGAGCCGCGCACGCAGCCGCGAGACGTTCGTGCCGCTGGCACACCCGCCGGGCCATGCCCAGGTCGACTTCGGCGAGGCGTGGGCAGAGATCGGCGGCATGCGGCAGAAGGTCCATTATTTCTGCATGGACCTGCCGCACTCAGATGCGTGTTTCGTGAAGGCCTATCCGCGCGAGACGACCGAGGCGTTCCTCGACGGTCATGTTTCGGCCTTCGCCTTTTTCGGCGGCGTGCCGCTGTCCATCCTCTACGACAATCTGAAGATCGCGGTGGCGAGGATCTGCGGCGACGGCAAGCGCGAGCGCACGCGGGCCTTCACCGAGCTGGTCAGCCACTATTTGTTTGCCGACCGCTTCGGTCGTCCCGGCAAGGGCAACGACAAGGGGAAGGTCGAAGCGCTGGTGAAGCACGCCCGCGCGATGTTCATGGTGCCCATTCCGGTAGCGCGCAGCTTCGACGAGTTGAACGAGCGCCTGGCGAAGGATTGCCTGGCTCGACAGAACGGGCATGCCGGGCGCCATGCCGACACCATCGCCGAGCGCCTCGTCGCCGACCGGCAGGCCTTCCGGGCCTTGCCGGCGGTGCCGTTGGAGCCGTGCGAGAAGCGGTCGGCGCGCGTATCGTCGACCGCGCTGGTGCGCTATCGGACCAACGACTATTCGGTGCCAACCGTCTATGGCTTCCGCGACGTCCTGGTGAAGGGGTTCGTCGACGAGGTGGTCATCAGCATCGCCGGCGAGGAGATCGCCCGGCATCCGCGCAGCTATGGCGAGGGCGCATTCGTCGCCAACCCGCTGCATTATCTCGCGCTCATCGAGCAGAAGCCCGGCGCGCTCGACCAGGCGGCCGCCTTGCAGGGCTGGGATCTGCCCGAGATCTTCCAGCATCTGCGCCACCTTCTGGAAGCTCGTATGGGCACCAAGGGGAAGCGCGAGTTCATCCAGGTGCTGCGGCTGCTCGAAGCCCTGCCGCTCGCCGTCGTCACCGACGCGGTGACGCAGGCCGTGCAGCTCGGCGCCATCGGCTTCGACGCGGTGAAGCTCATCGCGCTGGCGCGTATCGAACGGCGACCGCCCCGTCTCGATCTGGCCGCCTATCCGCACCTGCCCCGGACGGACGTGAAGACGACACGGGCGGCGGACTATGGGGTGCTGGCGGCATGA
- a CDS encoding IS110 family transposase has translation MSISKFVGLDVHKETIAVALADDGRTGEIRFYGTIPNTQDSIRRLVARLSSPDVALHFCYEAGGCGYGIHRQLVDLGAECSVIAPSVMPRKPADRIKTDRRDAMTLARLLRSGELTAIWVPDEAHEAIRDLIRGRRQAKHDLVAGRQMLLSFLLRHGRKFAGRSNWTKAHWRWLGEQAFDAPHQQFVFGESIRRIEEAQQRCDRLDAMLVEALPYWSLAPLVQALQALRGVGLIVAATLVAEIGDLGRFDTPKQLMGWLGLVPSEASSGARTRRGAITKTGNREARAMLVEAAWSYRLPAREERRYRARVEGLPDEVKAIAWKAQVRLCQRYRMLAASGKPLPKVITAIARELVGFVWDIGRRMQPA, from the coding sequence ATGTCGATCAGCAAGTTTGTCGGTCTCGATGTCCATAAAGAGACGATTGCAGTTGCGCTCGCCGATGACGGTCGGACTGGAGAAATCCGGTTCTACGGGACCATACCCAACACGCAGGATTCGATCCGGCGTCTGGTGGCCCGACTGAGCAGCCCGGATGTCGCGCTGCATTTCTGTTATGAAGCAGGCGGCTGTGGCTACGGAATTCATCGTCAGTTAGTCGATCTGGGGGCGGAATGTAGCGTGATTGCGCCATCGGTCATGCCGCGCAAACCTGCGGACCGGATAAAGACCGACCGACGTGACGCGATGACGCTCGCCCGATTGCTACGGTCTGGTGAATTGACGGCGATCTGGGTCCCGGACGAGGCACACGAGGCTATCCGTGATCTGATTCGTGGGCGACGCCAGGCGAAACACGATTTGGTTGCTGGCCGGCAGATGTTGTTGAGCTTCCTTCTGCGCCATGGGCGCAAGTTCGCCGGTCGATCCAATTGGACCAAGGCGCACTGGCGCTGGCTCGGTGAGCAGGCGTTTGATGCACCTCACCAGCAATTCGTATTCGGCGAGAGCATCCGCCGGATCGAGGAAGCACAGCAGCGCTGCGACCGACTGGATGCAATGCTGGTGGAGGCATTGCCCTATTGGTCGCTGGCGCCGTTGGTTCAGGCTCTGCAGGCCTTGCGGGGTGTCGGCTTGATTGTCGCCGCCACCTTAGTTGCAGAAATAGGCGACCTTGGTCGGTTCGATACCCCAAAACAGCTCATGGGTTGGCTGGGGCTGGTCCCGTCTGAAGCGTCGAGTGGTGCCCGGACGCGCCGAGGCGCAATAACGAAGACCGGCAACCGCGAAGCGCGAGCAATGTTGGTGGAGGCGGCCTGGTCCTATCGACTGCCAGCGCGGGAAGAACGCCGCTATCGAGCCCGGGTCGAGGGACTGCCGGATGAAGTCAAAGCCATCGCCTGGAAAGCACAAGTCCGACTGTGCCAGCGCTACCGGATGTTGGCTGCGTCCGGGAAGCCCTTGCCGAAGGTCATCACGGCGATCGCTCGCGAATTGGTGGGATTTGTCTGGGACATCGGGCGACGTATGCAGCCCGCATGA